In Vicugna pacos chromosome 10, VicPac4, whole genome shotgun sequence, the following proteins share a genomic window:
- the RPS3 gene encoding small ribosomal subunit protein uS3: MAVQISKKRKFVADGIFKAELNEFLTRELAEDGYSGVEVRVTPTRTEIIILATRTQNVLGEKGRRIRELTAVVQKRFGFPEGSVELYAEKVATRGLCAIAQAESLRYKLLGGLAVRRACYGVLRFIMESGAKGCEVVVSGKLRGQRAKSMKFVDGLMIHSGDPVNYYVDTAVRHVLLRQGVLGIKVKIMLPWDPTGKIGPKKPLPDHVSIVEPKDEILPTTPISEQKGGKPEPPAMPQPVPTA, translated from the exons ATGGCCGTGCAGATTTCTAAAAAGAGGAAG TTTGTCGCTGATGGCATCTTTAAAGCTGAACTGAATGAGTTTCTCACTCGGGAGCTGGCTGAAGATGGGTACTCTGGAGTCGAGGTCCGAGTTACACCAACCAGGACAGAAATTATCATATTGGCCACCAG GACACAGAATGTTCTTGGTGAGAAGGGGCGCCGGATCCGGGAATTGACTGCTGTGGTTCAGAAGAGATTTGGCTTTCCCGAGGGCAGTGTAGAG CTTTATGCTGAAAAGGTGGCCACAAGAGGTCTGTGTGCCATCGCCCAGGCAGAGTCTCTACGTTACAAACTCCTAGGAGGCCTTGCTGTGCGGAG GGCCTGCTATGGTGTGCTGCGGTTCATCATGGAGAGTGGGGCCAAAGGCTGCGAGGTCGTGGTGTCTGGGAAACTTCGAGGACAGAGGGCTAAATCCATGAAGTTTGTGGATGGCCTGATGATCCACAGTGGGGACCCTGTTAACTACTATGTTGATACCGCCGTGCGCCACGTGCTGCTCAGACAGG GTGTACTGGGCATCAAGGTAAAGATCATGTTGCCTTGGGACCCAACTGGTAAGATTGGCCCTAAGAAGCCCCTGCCTGACCACGTGAGCATTGTGGAACCCAAAGATGAAATACTGCCCACCACCCCCATCTCCGAACAGAAGGGTGGGAAGCCAGAGCCGCCTGCCATGCCCCAGCCGGTACCCACAGCATAA
- the KLHL35 gene encoding kelch-like protein 35, whose translation MCEGPVPEESERGSEAPCAGSCHAQRVLQTLNAYRRSGTLTDVVLHTGGRDFPCHRAALSAGSAYFHSLFANGRPEGELSVVPVVPEVLGMGPAGAAAALAVVLDYVYGAGVRLRTEEEAAAVLALAERLGVAGLREACTRFLEGRLRAANSLALRRVAAAFSLSSLAERCGRVLRQAFAEVACHADFLELAPDEVAALLADPALGVVREEAVFEAAMRWVRHDTPARRGQLRRLLEHVRLPLLAPAYFLEKVEADELLQACGECRPLLLEARACFILGREAGVLRARPRRFMDLAEVIVVIGGCDRKGLLKLPFADIYHPESQRWTPLPSLPGYTRSEFATCTLRNDVYVSGGHINSRDVWMFSSHLHTWIKVASLHKGRWRHKMAVMQGQLFAVGGFDGLRRLRSVERYDPFSNTWAAVAPLPEGVSSAAVAPCVGRLYVIGGAKQDGVSTNKVQCFDPKEDRWSLRSPAPFSQRCLEAVSLEDTIYVVGGLMRKIFTYDPGTDVWGEAAVLPSPVESCGVTVCDGKVHILGGRDDRGESTDKVFTFDPSSGQVEAQPPLQRCISSHGCVTIIQSLGR comes from the exons ATGTGCGAGGGCCCAGTGCCAGAGGAGTCGGAGCGGGGCTCCGAGGCGCCATGCGCGGGGTCCTGCCACGCGCAACGTGTCCTGCAGACCCTCAATGCATACCGGCGGAGCGGCACCCTCACCGACGTGGTGCTGCACACTGGTGGCCGCGACTTCCCATGTCACCGTGCCGCGCTTAGCGCGGGCAGCGCCTACTTCCACAGCCTGTTTGCGAATGGGCGGCCGGAGGGGGAACTGTCCGTGGTGCCCGTGGTGCCAGAGGTGTTAGGCATGGGTCCGGCAGGGGCAGCGGCAGCGCTGGCCGTGGTGCTCGACTACGTGTATGGCGCGGGCGTGCGGCTGCGCACCGAAGAGGAGGCGGCTGCAGTGTTGGCGCTGGCCGAGCGGCTGGGTGTGGCGGGCCTGCGCGAAGCCTGCACGCGCTTTCTCGAGGGCCGCCTGCGCGCCGCCAACAGCCTGGCGCTGCGTCGTGTAGCCGCTGCCTTCTCACTCTCCTCGCTGGCAGAGCGCTGCGGCCGCGTGCTGCGCCAGGCCTTCGCCGAGGTGGCGTGCCACGCCGACTTCCTGGAGCTGGCGCCCGACGAGGTGGCGGCCTTGCTGGCTGACCCGGCGCTGGGTGTGGTGCGCGAGGAGGCTGTGTTCGAGGCGGCCATGCGCTGGGTGCGCCACGACACGCCTGCCCGCCGCGGACAGCTGCGGCGCCTGCTGGAGCACGTGCGCTTGCCCCTGCTGGCACCTGCCTACTTCCTGGAGAAAGTGGAGGCTGACGAGCTGCTGCAGGCCTGTGGCGAGTGCCGCCCGCTGCTGCTCGAAGCCCGAGCCTGCTTCATTCTGGGCCGCGAGGCTGGCGTGCTGCGGGCCAGGCCGCGGAG ATTCATGGACCTAGCTGAAGTGATCGTGGTCATTGGCGGTTGCGACCGCAAAGGGCTCCTGAAGCTTCCCTTCGCCGACATCTACCATCCAGAAAGCCAGCGCTGGACCCCACTGCCCAGCTTGCCGGGATACACGCGCTCAGAGTTCGCAACCTGTACTCTCCGCAATGATGTCTATGTCTCTG GAGGTCACATCAACAGCCGTGATGTGTGGATGTTTAGCTCACATCTGCATACCTGGATCAAGGTGGCCTCACTGCACAAGGGCAGGTGGAGGCACAAGATGGCGGTCATGCAGGGGCAG CTGTTCGCAGTGGGCGGCTTCGACGGCCTGCGGCGCCTGCGCAGCGTGGAACGCTATGACCCCTTTTCCAACACCTGGGCGGCAGTCGCACCACTCCCCGAGGGGGTGAGCTCCGCCGCCGTGGCGCCCTGCGTGGGCCGGCTCTACGTGATCGGGGGCGCCAAGCAGGACGGCGTCAGCACCAATaag GTGCAGTGCTTTGACCCCAAGGAGGACCGGTGGAGCCTGCGGTCACCAGCACCCTTCTCACAGCGATGCCTTGAGGCTGTCTCCCTGGAAGACACCATCTATGTGGTCGGGGGCCTCATGCGCAAAATCTTCACCTACGACCCTGGCACAGATGTCTGGGGGGAGGCAGCTGTCCTCCCCAGCCCTGTG GAGAGCTGCGGCGTGACTGTGTGTGACGGGAAAGTCCACATCCTTGGTGGGCGGGATGATCGCGGGGAAAGCACCGACAAGGTCTTCACCTTTgaccccagcagtgggcaggtaGAGGCCCAGCCACCTCTGCAGCGCTGCATCAGCTCCCATGGCTGCGTCACCATCATCCAGAGCCTGGGCAGGTGA